In a genomic window of Staphylococcus taiwanensis:
- a CDS encoding RluA family pseudouridine synthase, protein MESFEYKIENQETVGQRIDKLLPEYNSEWSRSQIQDWIKEGLVTVNGKVIKSNYKVKLNDTIVVTEKEIVEADIQPENLNLDIYYEDEDVAIVYKPKGMVVHPSPGHYSGTLVNGLMYQIKDLSGINGEIRPGIVHRIDMDTSGLLMVAKNDIAHRGLVEQLMDKSVKRKYTALVHGNIPHDYGTIDAPIGRNEKDRQSMDVVDNGKEAITHFNVIEHFKDYTLIECQLETGRTHQIRVHMKYIGFPLVGDPKYGPRKTLDIGGQALHAGVIGFEHPVTHEYIERHADLPKDFEQLLEDIRLRDAQS, encoded by the coding sequence ATGGAATCATTTGAATACAAAATAGAGAATCAAGAAACTGTAGGACAACGTATTGATAAATTACTACCCGAATATAATTCAGAATGGTCTAGAAGCCAGATCCAAGATTGGATTAAAGAAGGATTAGTGACGGTAAATGGTAAAGTCATAAAATCTAATTATAAAGTTAAATTAAATGATACTATTGTTGTTACTGAAAAAGAAATTGTCGAAGCGGATATTCAACCTGAAAACTTAAATCTAGACATCTATTATGAAGATGAAGATGTTGCAATTGTGTATAAACCGAAGGGTATGGTAGTACATCCGTCTCCAGGACATTATTCAGGTACTTTAGTTAATGGGCTAATGTATCAAATTAAAGATTTATCAGGTATCAATGGTGAAATTCGTCCAGGTATTGTACATCGAATTGATATGGATACATCAGGATTATTAATGGTCGCTAAAAATGATATTGCTCATCGAGGATTAGTAGAACAATTGATGGATAAATCAGTAAAACGTAAATATACTGCTTTAGTTCATGGTAATATTCCACATGATTATGGTACGATTGATGCGCCGATTGGTCGTAATGAAAAAGATCGTCAGTCAATGGATGTTGTTGATAATGGTAAAGAAGCGATTACACATTTTAATGTGATCGAACACTTTAAAGACTATACATTAATTGAATGTCAGTTAGAAACAGGAAGAACACATCAAATTCGTGTACATATGAAATATATTGGCTTTCCTTTAGTAGGAGATCCTAAATACGGTCCAAGAAAAACATTAGACATTGGTGGTCAAGCATTACATGCAGGTGTAATTGGCTTTGAACATCCAGTAACACATGAATATATAGAGCGTCACGCCGATTTACCGAAAGACTTTGAACAATTATTGGAAGATATTCGTTTAAGAGATGCACAAAGTTAA
- a CDS encoding uracil permease: MENEQMFERTVKPVLDVQDKPKPAQWALLSLQHLFAMFGSTVLVPFLTGLPISAALLASGIGTLLYILITKAKIPAYLGSSFAFITPIITGLSTHSLGDMLVALFASGVMYVIIGIFIKISGTGWLMHLLPPVVVGPVIMVIGLSLAPTAVNMAMYENSGDMKGYNLSYLVVALITLLVTIVVQGFFKGFLSLIPVLIGIIVGYIVSIFMGLVKFSTIAKAHWFDFPHIYLPFKDYVPSVHLGLILVMLPIVFVTVSEHIGHQMVINKIVGRNFFEDPGLHRSIIGDGISTMFASIIGGPPSTTYGENIGVLAITRIYSIYVIGGAAVIAIVLSFIGKFSALVSSIPTPVMGGVSILLFGIIAASGLRMLVESQIDFANNRNLVIASVILVVGIGNLLINLKGIGINLQIEGMALAALSGIILNLILPKEKKEQKN, from the coding sequence ATGGAAAATGAACAAATGTTTGAGCGCACTGTCAAACCAGTGCTAGATGTACAAGACAAACCAAAACCGGCACAATGGGCACTGCTTAGTTTGCAACATTTATTTGCAATGTTTGGTTCTACAGTATTAGTACCATTTTTGACAGGGTTACCAATATCAGCAGCATTACTTGCGTCAGGAATAGGAACGCTACTTTATATTTTAATAACTAAGGCTAAAATTCCAGCATATTTGGGGTCAAGTTTCGCCTTCATCACGCCAATCATTACAGGATTAAGTACACATAGCCTTGGAGATATGTTGGTAGCATTATTCGCCAGTGGTGTGATGTATGTCATTATTGGAATTTTCATCAAAATAAGCGGAACAGGTTGGTTAATGCATTTATTGCCTCCTGTAGTCGTAGGGCCAGTGATCATGGTTATCGGATTAAGTTTAGCACCTACAGCGGTAAACATGGCCATGTATGAAAATTCAGGAGATATGAAAGGTTACAATTTAAGTTATTTAGTAGTAGCACTGATAACATTGCTTGTCACAATTGTAGTTCAAGGTTTCTTTAAAGGGTTCTTATCACTCATTCCAGTACTTATTGGCATAATTGTAGGCTACATCGTTTCAATCTTTATGGGGCTCGTAAAGTTCTCAACAATTGCTAAGGCACACTGGTTTGATTTTCCACATATCTATCTACCATTTAAAGATTATGTGCCATCAGTTCATTTAGGGCTCATTTTAGTAATGTTGCCTATCGTGTTTGTCACAGTAAGTGAACATATCGGACATCAAATGGTAATTAACAAAATTGTAGGACGTAATTTCTTTGAAGATCCTGGTTTACATCGCTCGATTATTGGTGACGGTATATCAACAATGTTCGCAAGTATCATCGGTGGACCACCAAGTACGACATATGGTGAAAATATCGGTGTGTTAGCAATTACAAGAATTTATAGTATTTATGTCATTGGTGGTGCAGCGGTTATTGCAATCGTCTTATCATTTATTGGAAAGTTCTCAGCATTAGTATCATCAATTCCAACACCGGTCATGGGTGGGGTTTCAATCCTACTATTCGGTATTATTGCAGCAAGTGGTTTAAGAATGTTAGTTGAAAGTCAAATAGATTTTGCTAATAATCGTAACTTAGTCATCGCATCAGTTATCTTAGTCGTTGGTATCGGTAATTTACTGATTAACTTAAAAGGTATTGGCATTAACCTTCAAATTGAAGGTATGGCCTTAGCAGCACTCTCAGGTATTATCTTAAATTTAATTTTGCCAAAAGAAAAAAAAGAACAAAAAAACTAA
- a CDS encoding KxYKxGKxW signal peptide domain-containing protein translates to MSKRERNFNHSFGQEKSRVRLYKSGKNWVKASIREIQLLKTLGLPFLNKDVENVKDIKSKEKTDFKKQAFKTTGLAGGIFTFAMLNDHHVFAASETPMTSELSSNSGTVSNRNSTTISKAEVTNSTSNMSSTSVNSTHSTEEANKLTSTEHDSQSKSYSNTSNSEKSTESTTSNMSTTSEHKISTNKVSTSENKESQSLFNKSKDGKETKIFGSAESNIKVAKSDMTSTDKSENHKEYSKELSSDNRENSTTSKGSENAKSIHSTHILNSTEKSKSEKSVSLAKSTSTTEKENNKGLDSTLMVSDSTSTSTQTMPNKLRTFSRLAVATNNTNATVAQVANNDLVSINKDNFTDHFNVKDSATYDASTGIVTLTPDANSKKGSITLNTKINSNKSFHFTGKVNLGNRYEGYSPGGVVGGDGIGFAFSPGKIDDTGKEGAALGIGGLNNAFGFKLDTYHNTSQPKADAKANKDPSNVAGGGAFGAFVSTDASGVATTESTNAAKLKVQPTDNSFQNFEIDYNGDTKVMTVTYAGQQFTRNLSDWLKKNTNTSNYALSITASTGGARNLQQLQFGTFTYTQSASTEVRYVDATTGKDIIPPKTLAGDVDNVVTLDKQESTMNSLGYQYKSVDSSNAPTFNSTNNQVKLTNAGQSVIYYFSDVTSPTISMSNQTNQVFAPISPVTVTATDNSGVAPTINVTGLPDGLTYDQTSNTISGTPTKIGNYTVTITATDSSNLQKTQNINWSITRNATSDSISTSSSDSQSTSITKSTSESTSTANSESNSISTEKSQSNSRSISLSDSTSTSISTLDSTSASTSESDSNSASTSTSTSTSTSMSDSTSASDSDSTSTSLSELQSASLSDSESASTSDSVAVSTSVSDSDSTSTSLSESESASLSDSLSANTSESESTSTSVSNSTSTSTSDSASTSTSISDSDSTSTSLSGSESASLSDSLSASTSESESTSTSASDSDSTSTSLSESQSASLSDSESVSTSDSVSASTSVSDSDSTSTSLSESESASLSDSLSASTSESESTSTSVSNSTSTSTSDSASTSTSISDSDSTSTSLSGSESASLSDSLSASTSESESTSTSASDSDSTSTSLSESESASLSDSESVSTSDSVSASTSVSDSTSTSTSDSASMSASVSDSDSTSTSLSGSESASLSDSLSASTSESESTSTSVSDSTSASTSDSASTSTSASDSDSTSTSLSESQSESLSDSESESTSDSVSASTSVSDSTSTSTSLSESESASLSDSLSASTSESKSTSTSVSNSTSTSTSDSASMSTSVSDSDSTSTSLSGSESASLSDSESVSTSESASTSTSASDSDSTSTSLSESQSESLSDSESESTSDSVSASTSVSDSTSTSTSLSGLESASLSDSESVSTSDSASTSTSVSDSTSASTSDSASTSTSASDSDSTSTSLSESESASLSDSLSESTSDSVSASTSVSDSTSTSTSLSESESASLSDSLSASTSESESTSTSVSNSTSTSTSDSASTSTSISDSDSTSTSLSGSESASLSDSLSASTSESESTSTSASDSDSTSTSLSESESASLSDSLSESTSDSVSASISVSDSTSTSTSLSESESASLSDSESVSTSDSVSASTSVSDSTSTSTSDSASMSTSVSDSDSTSTSLSGSESASLSDSLSASTSESESTSTSVSNSTSTSTSDSASMSTSVSDSTSASTSDSASTSTSTSDSDSTSTSLSESQSASLSDSESVSTSESVSTSTSVSDSDSTSTSLSESQSASLSDSESVSTSESASTSTSASDSDSTSTSLSESQSESLSDSESESTSDSVSASTSVSDSTSTSTSLSGSESASLSDSLSESTSESESTSTSVSNSTSTSTSDSASTSTSVSDSDSTRTSLSESESASLSDSGSASTSDSASTSTSASESTSTSTSLSGSESASLSDSLSESTSESESTSTSVSNSTSTSTSDSASTSTSVSDSTSASTSDSASTSTSMSDSTSASTSLSGSQSASLSDSESVSASNSASTSTSMSDSDSTSTSLSGSESASLSDSLSASTSDSASTSTSVSDSTSTSTSDSASTSTSVSDSTSASTSDSASTSTSTSDSDSTSTSLSESESASLSDSESVSTSDSVSASTSVSDSISTSTSLSESESASLSDSESASTSDSVSASTSVSDSTSTSTSDSASTSTSASDSLSVSASNSESTSTSMSDSDSTSTSLSGSESASLSDSLSESTSESESTSTSVSNSTSTSTSDSASTSTSVSDSDSTSTSLSESESASLSDSGSVSTSDNASTSTSVSDSDSTSTSLSESESASLSDSLSESTSESESTSTSVSDSDSTSTSLSRSESASLSDSLSESTSESELTSTSVSDSISTSTSDSASTSTSMSDSTSRSTSDSASTSTSASDSDSTSTSLSESQSASLSDSLSEITSESESTSTSVSNSTSTSTSESESTSTSMSDSTSESTSDSASASTSVSDSDSASTSLSNSSSTSQSNSSSTSTSISDSTSTSVSTSESRNGSHSISNSNSTSSSGSTSYSGSNTTSQSHSASISMSNSTSTSASHTLSTSHSSTTSNSMSTSHSQFDSTSSSTSASGSNSASTSISGSTATSVSDVSSASTSTSMSESISTSSSESQSNTASQMHSNAQHHDAKDDLPETGGSDSNSTGLVSTVVAMLAGLGLVRKSRKNKKDKGNKKSE, encoded by the coding sequence ATGTCGAAAAGAGAAAGAAACTTCAACCATTCCTTTGGCCAAGAAAAGTCTAGAGTAAGACTTTATAAATCCGGTAAAAATTGGGTTAAAGCGAGTATTAGAGAAATTCAACTTTTAAAAACGTTAGGCTTACCATTTTTAAATAAAGATGTTGAAAATGTTAAAGATATCAAATCTAAAGAAAAAACGGACTTTAAAAAACAAGCATTTAAAACTACAGGGCTAGCGGGAGGTATATTTACCTTTGCAATGTTAAATGATCATCATGTATTTGCTGCATCCGAAACACCTATGACTTCTGAGCTTTCATCAAATAGTGGTACCGTTTCTAATAGAAATTCAACAACTATATCAAAAGCAGAAGTAACTAACTCAACTTCAAATATGTCAAGCACATCTGTAAATAGTACACATTCCACTGAAGAAGCTAATAAATTAACATCTACTGAGCATGATAGTCAGAGTAAATCATACTCGAATACAAGTAATTCAGAAAAAAGTACTGAATCTACAACAAGTAATATGTCGACTACTTCTGAACATAAAATCAGCACAAATAAAGTTTCTACATCTGAAAATAAAGAATCTCAATCATTATTTAATAAATCTAAAGATGGAAAAGAAACTAAAATTTTTGGTTCTGCTGAAAGCAATATAAAAGTTGCTAAAAGCGATATGACATCTACAGATAAGAGTGAGAATCATAAAGAATATAGTAAAGAATTATCTTCTGATAATAGAGAAAATTCTACGACATCAAAAGGTTCTGAGAATGCAAAAAGTATTCATTCAACCCATATTTTGAACTCAACAGAAAAAAGTAAATCCGAAAAGTCTGTAAGTTTAGCCAAATCAACCAGTACTACTGAAAAAGAAAATAATAAAGGTTTGGACTCAACATTAATGGTGAGTGATTCTACCAGCACTTCTACTCAAACCATGCCTAATAAGTTAAGAACATTTAGCAGATTAGCTGTGGCTACAAATAATACAAATGCGACAGTAGCTCAAGTTGCTAATAACGATCTTGTATCAATCAACAAAGATAACTTTACTGATCATTTTAATGTTAAGGATTCAGCAACTTACGACGCTTCAACTGGAATAGTCACTTTAACTCCAGATGCAAATAGTAAAAAAGGTTCTATAACTTTAAATACTAAAATTAATTCAAATAAAAGTTTCCATTTTACTGGAAAAGTTAATTTAGGAAATCGGTATGAAGGCTATTCTCCTGGAGGAGTTGTTGGTGGGGATGGTATTGGATTTGCCTTTTCACCAGGAAAAATAGATGATACAGGTAAAGAGGGTGCTGCGTTAGGTATAGGCGGATTAAATAATGCTTTTGGATTTAAATTAGATACGTATCATAATACATCTCAACCGAAAGCGGACGCTAAAGCAAATAAAGATCCATCAAATGTTGCTGGTGGAGGAGCGTTTGGAGCTTTCGTGTCAACAGATGCTTCAGGAGTTGCAACAACTGAATCGACAAATGCAGCCAAATTAAAAGTGCAGCCAACTGATAATTCATTCCAAAATTTTGAAATTGATTATAATGGTGATACTAAAGTTATGACCGTTACTTATGCAGGCCAACAATTTACAAGAAATTTATCTGATTGGTTAAAGAAAAATACAAATACAAGTAATTATGCATTATCAATCACTGCTTCAACAGGTGGTGCCCGAAATTTGCAACAACTTCAGTTTGGTACTTTTACTTACACACAAAGTGCCTCTACTGAAGTGAGATATGTTGATGCAACTACTGGAAAAGATATCATTCCGCCTAAAACATTGGCTGGTGATGTAGATAATGTAGTGACGTTAGATAAGCAAGAAAGCACAATGAATTCTCTTGGTTACCAATATAAAAGTGTAGATAGTTCAAATGCACCAACATTTAATTCAACTAATAATCAAGTAAAACTTACTAATGCTGGACAATCTGTTATCTACTATTTTAGTGACGTTACCTCTCCAACAATTAGTATGAGTAATCAAACTAATCAGGTTTTTGCGCCAATTAGTCCAGTTACTGTAACTGCTACTGATAATAGTGGAGTAGCACCAACTATCAATGTAACAGGATTACCTGATGGTTTAACATATGATCAAACAAGTAATACAATTTCTGGCACACCAACAAAAATTGGAAACTATACTGTAACTATTACAGCTACTGATAGTAGTAATCTACAAAAAACGCAAAATATTAATTGGTCAATTACTAGAAACGCAACGAGCGATTCTATTTCAACGTCAAGTAGTGATAGCCAATCAACTAGTATAACGAAATCAACAAGTGAGTCGACGTCAACTGCTAATAGTGAGAGTAATTCTATCAGTACAGAAAAAAGTCAAAGTAACTCTAGAAGTATTAGTTTATCTGACTCGACAAGTACTAGTATATCAACATTAGATAGTACATCAGCATCAACAAGTGAAAGTGACTCAAACAGTGCAAGCACATCGACAAGTACATCAACATCAACAAGCATGAGTGATTCAACAAGTGCGAGTGATTCAGATAGTACAAGTACATCGTTAAGTGAATTACAAAGTGCGAGTCTTTCAGACTCAGAAAGTGCAAGCACATCAGATAGTGTGGCAGTATCAACAAGTGTGAGTGACTCAGATAGTACAAGTACATCATTAAGTGAATCAGAAAGTGCGAGTCTGTCAGACTCATTAAGTGCAAACACGTCAGAAAGTGAATCAACATCAACAAGTGTGAGCAACTCAACAAGTACAAGCACATCAGATAGTGCGTCAACGTCAACAAGTATAAGTGACTCAGATAGTACAAGTACATCATTAAGTGGATCAGAAAGCGCGAGTCTGTCAGACTCATTAAGTGCAAGCACGTCAGAAAGTGAATCAACATCAACAAGTGCGAGTGATTCAGATAGTACAAGTACATCGTTAAGTGAATCACAAAGTGCGAGTCTGTCAGACTCAGAAAGTGTAAGCACATCAGATAGTGTGTCAGCATCAACAAGTGTGAGTGACTCAGATAGTACAAGTACATCATTAAGTGAATCAGAAAGTGCGAGTCTTTCAGACTCATTAAGTGCAAGCACGTCAGAAAGTGAATCAACATCAACAAGTGTGAGCAACTCAACAAGTACAAGCACATCAGATAGTGCGTCAACGTCAACAAGTATAAGTGACTCAGATAGTACAAGTACATCATTAAGTGGATCAGAAAGCGCGAGTCTGTCAGACTCATTAAGTGCAAGCACGTCAGAAAGTGAATCAACATCAACAAGTGCGAGTGATTCAGATAGTACAAGTACATCGTTAAGTGAATCAGAAAGTGCGAGTCTGTCAGACTCAGAAAGTGTAAGCACATCAGATAGTGTGTCAGCATCAACAAGTGTGAGTGACTCAACGAGCACAAGCACATCAGATAGTGCGTCAATGTCAGCAAGTGTGAGTGACTCAGATAGTACAAGTACATCATTAAGTGGATCAGAAAGCGCGAGTCTGTCAGACTCATTAAGTGCAAGCACGTCAGAAAGTGAATCAACATCAACAAGTGTGAGTGATTCAACAAGTGCAAGTACTTCGGATAGTGCGTCAACGTCAACAAGTGCGAGTGATTCAGATAGTACAAGTACATCGTTAAGTGAATCACAAAGTGAGAGTCTTTCAGATTCAGAAAGTGAAAGCACATCAGATAGTGTGTCAGCATCAACAAGTGTGAGTGACTCAACAAGCACAAGTACATCATTAAGTGAATCAGAAAGTGCGAGTCTGTCAGACTCATTAAGTGCAAGCACGTCAGAAAGTAAATCAACATCAACAAGTGTGAGCAACTCAACAAGTACAAGCACATCAGATAGTGCGTCAATGTCAACAAGTGTGAGTGACTCAGATAGTACAAGTACATCATTAAGTGGATCAGAAAGCGCGAGTCTGTCAGACTCAGAAAGTGTAAGCACATCAGAAAGTGCATCAACGTCAACAAGTGCGAGTGATTCAGATAGTACAAGTACATCGTTAAGTGAATCACAAAGTGAGAGTCTTTCAGATTCAGAAAGTGAAAGCACATCAGATAGTGTGTCAGCATCAACAAGTGTGAGTGACTCAACAAGCACAAGTACATCATTAAGTGGATTAGAAAGTGCGAGTCTGTCAGACTCAGAAAGTGTAAGCACATCAGATAGTGCATCAACGTCAACAAGTGTGAGTGATTCAACAAGTGCAAGTACTTCGGATAGTGCGTCAACGTCAACAAGTGCGAGTGATTCAGATAGTACAAGTACATCGTTAAGTGAATCAGAAAGTGCGAGTCTGTCAGACTCATTAAGTGAAAGCACATCAGATAGTGTGTCAGCATCAACAAGTGTGAGTGACTCAACAAGCACAAGTACATCATTAAGTGAATCAGAAAGTGCGAGTCTTTCAGACTCATTAAGTGCAAGCACGTCAGAAAGTGAATCAACATCAACAAGTGTGAGCAACTCAACAAGTACAAGCACATCAGATAGTGCGTCAACGTCAACAAGTATAAGTGACTCAGATAGTACAAGTACATCATTAAGTGGATCAGAAAGCGCGAGTCTGTCAGACTCATTAAGTGCAAGCACGTCAGAAAGTGAATCAACATCAACAAGTGCGAGTGATTCAGATAGTACAAGTACATCGTTAAGTGAATCAGAAAGTGCGAGTCTGTCAGACTCATTAAGTGAAAGCACATCAGATAGTGTGTCAGCATCAATAAGTGTGAGTGACTCAACAAGCACAAGTACATCGTTAAGTGAATCAGAAAGTGCGAGTCTGTCAGACTCAGAAAGTGTAAGCACATCAGATAGTGTGTCAGCATCAACAAGTGTGAGTGACTCAACGAGCACAAGCACATCAGATAGTGCGTCAATGTCAACAAGTGTGAGTGACTCAGATAGTACAAGTACATCATTAAGTGGATCAGAAAGCGCGAGTCTGTCAGACTCATTAAGTGCAAGCACGTCAGAAAGTGAATCAACATCAACAAGTGTGAGCAACTCAACGAGCACAAGTACATCAGATAGTGCATCAATGTCAACAAGTGTGAGTGATTCAACAAGTGCAAGTACTTCGGATAGTGCGTCAACGTCAACAAGTACGAGTGATTCAGATAGTACAAGTACATCGTTAAGTGAATCACAAAGTGCGAGTCTGTCAGACTCAGAAAGTGTAAGCACATCAGAAAGTGTATCAACATCAACAAGTGTAAGTGACTCAGATAGTACAAGTACATCATTAAGTGAATCACAAAGTGCGAGTCTGTCAGACTCAGAAAGTGTAAGCACATCAGAAAGTGCATCAACGTCAACAAGTGCGAGTGATTCAGATAGTACAAGTACATCGTTAAGTGAATCACAAAGTGAGAGTCTTTCAGATTCAGAAAGTGAAAGCACATCAGATAGTGTGTCAGCATCAACAAGTGTGAGTGACTCAACAAGCACAAGTACATCATTAAGTGGATCAGAAAGCGCAAGTCTTTCAGACTCATTAAGTGAAAGTACTTCAGAAAGTGAATCAACATCAACAAGTGTGAGCAACTCAACGAGCACAAGTACATCAGATAGTGCATCAACGTCAACAAGTGTGAGTGACTCAGATAGTACACGTACATCATTAAGTGAATCAGAAAGCGCGAGTCTGTCAGACTCAGGAAGTGCAAGCACATCAGATAGTGCGTCAACGTCAACTAGTGCGAGTGAGTCAACAAGCACAAGTACATCATTAAGTGGATCAGAAAGTGCGAGTCTGTCAGACTCATTAAGTGAAAGCACGTCAGAAAGTGAATCAACATCAACAAGTGTGAGCAACTCAACGAGCACAAGTACATCAGATAGTGCATCAACGTCAACAAGTGTGAGTGATTCAACAAGTGCAAGTACTTCGGATAGTGCGTCAACGTCAACAAGTATGAGCGATTCAACAAGTGCAAGTACATCATTGAGTGGATCACAAAGTGCGAGTCTTTCAGACTCAGAAAGTGTAAGCGCATCAAATAGTGCATCAACATCAACAAGCATGAGTGACTCAGATAGTACAAGTACATCATTAAGTGGATCAGAAAGCGCGAGTCTGTCAGACTCATTAAGTGCAAGCACGTCAGATAGTGCATCAACGTCAACAAGTGTGAGTGACTCAACGAGCACAAGCACATCAGATAGTGCGTCAACGTCAACAAGTGTGAGTGATTCAACAAGTGCAAGTACTTCGGATAGTGCGTCAACGTCAACAAGTACGAGTGATTCAGATAGTACAAGTACATCGTTAAGTGAATCAGAAAGTGCGAGTCTGTCAGACTCAGAAAGTGTAAGCACATCAGATAGTGTGTCAGCATCAACAAGTGTGAGTGACTCAATAAGCACAAGTACATCATTAAGTGAATCAGAAAGTGCGAGTCTGTCAGACTCAGAAAGTGCAAGCACATCAGATAGTGTGTCAGCATCAACAAGTGTGAGTGACTCAACGAGCACAAGCACATCAGATAGTGCGTCAACTTCAACAAGTGCGAGTGACTCATTAAGTGTAAGCGCATCAAATAGTGAATCAACATCAACAAGCATGAGTGACTCAGATAGTACAAGTACATCATTAAGTGGATCAGAAAGCGCGAGTCTGTCAGACTCATTAAGTGAAAGCACGTCAGAAAGTGAATCAACATCAACAAGTGTGAGCAACTCAACGAGCACAAGTACATCAGATAGTGCATCAACGTCAACAAGTGTGAGTGACTCAGATAGTACAAGTACATCATTAAGTGAATCAGAAAGCGCGAGTCTGTCAGACTCAGGAAGTGTAAGCACATCAGATAATGCGTCAACGTCAACAAGTGTGAGTGACTCAGATAGTACAAGTACATCGTTAAGTGAATCAGAAAGTGCGAGTCTGTCAGACTCATTAAGTGAAAGCACATCAGAAAGTGAATCAACATCAACAAGTGTGAGTGACTCAGATAGTACAAGTACATCATTAAGTAGATCAGAAAGTGCGAGTCTTTCAGACTCATTAAGTGAAAGCACATCAGAAAGTGAATTAACATCAACAAGTGTAAGTGATTCAATAAGTACAAGCACATCAGATAGTGCGTCAACATCAACAAGCATGAGTGACTCAACGAGCAGAAGCACATCAGATAGTGCGTCAACGTCAACAAGTGCGAGTGATTCAGATAGTACAAGTACATCGTTAAGTGAATCACAAAGTGCGAGTCTGTCAGACTCATTAAGTGAAATCACATCAGAAAGTGAATCAACATCAACAAGTGTGAGCAACTCAACGAGCACAAGTACATCAGAAAGTGAATCAACATCAACAAGTATGAGTGACTCAACAAGTGAAAGTACGTCAGATAGTGCGTCAGCTTCAACAAGTGTGAGCGACTCAGATAGTGCAAGCACATCATTGAGTAATTCATCATCAACGAGCCAATCAAACTCATCAAGTACAAGTACATCAATTTCTGATTCTACTTCTACATCAGTAAGTACATCAGAATCTAGAAATGGTTCACACTCAATAAGTAATTCAAATAGTACTTCAAGTTCAGGTAGTACATCATATTCAGGTTCAAATACAACATCACAAAGTCATTCAGCATCGATAAGTATGAGTAACTCAACAAGTACAAGTGCATCACATACATTGAGCACTTCGCATTCAAGTACTACATCAAATTCAATGAGTACATCTCATTCACAATTTGATTCAACTTCAAGTTCAACAAGTGCGAGTGGTTCAAACAGTGCAAGTACATCAATAAGTGGCTCAACGGCAACAAGTGTAAGTGATGTTTCAAGTGCAAGCACATCAACATCAATGTCAGAAAGTATATCAACAAGCAGTTCAGAATCACAAAGTAACACGGCTTCACAAATGCATAGCAACGCACAACATCATGATGCTAAAGATGATTTACCAGAAACAGGTGGTAGTGATTCTAACTCAACAGGATTAGTATCAACGGTTGTAGCAATGTTAGCGGGATTAGGATTAGTCAGAAAATCTCGTAAAAATAAAAAAGATAAAGGGAATAAAAAATCTGAATAA
- the pyrR gene encoding bifunctional pyr operon transcriptional regulator/uracil phosphoribosyltransferase PyrR, protein MSERVIMDEAAIQRTVTRIAHEILEYNKGTENLVLLGIKTRGEFLARRIQDKINQIEQKTVPTGTIDITHFRDDIEISNKQITKEAIEIDADITDKVVIIIDDVLYTGRTVRASLDAILLHSRPNKIGLAALVDRGHRELPIRADFVGKNIPTAKEEAVSVYLTERDSYNAVVIE, encoded by the coding sequence ATGTCTGAGCGTGTCATAATGGATGAAGCTGCAATACAACGTACTGTAACTCGCATTGCACATGAGATTCTTGAATACAATAAAGGTACAGAGAACCTTGTCTTACTAGGTATTAAAACAAGGGGCGAATTTTTAGCAAGACGTATACAAGATAAAATTAATCAAATTGAGCAGAAGACAGTTCCAACTGGTACTATTGACATTACACACTTTAGAGATGATATAGAAATTTCAAACAAACAGATCACTAAAGAAGCAATCGAAATTGATGCCGATATTACAGATAAAGTTGTAATCATTATAGATGACGTACTTTATACTGGAAGAACGGTAAGAGCTTCATTAGACGCAATTTTATTACATTCTCGACCAAATAAAATTGGTTTAGCGGCTCTTGTTGATCGAGGGCATCGTGAATTACCAATTAGAGCAGATTTTGTAGGTAAAAACATTCCAACTGCTAAAGAAGAAGCAGTTTCAGTTTATTTAACTGAGAGGGATTCATATAATGCAGTAGTAATTGAATAA